A genomic window from Anopheles ziemanni chromosome X, idAnoZiCoDA_A2_x.2, whole genome shotgun sequence includes:
- the LOC131291193 gene encoding protein amalgam: MWVGLSNLMKTGKYRNSSVTRQDIVRVVTLNQTRETYVQTRNSKANTEADLTGTLDYARRRWVKREEDAHVEPDDCKMTTATSVTTSSSAVPRDHPATASTRSNQNDSEAASLGRLTGGAPCPNFRSPCATTTTSSTDQSPQRTGRGEPGRRTHTPTRPGYTCSRSSFNYKFYRYQYLRPVAILYIALAIILAHVSAFEPDFVYPLENVTVAKGRDATFTCVVNNLGGYRVSGEATPARVAWIKADAKAILAIHEHVITNNGRLSVTHNDYNTWTLVIRNVKMEDRGVYMCQVNTDPMKMQTAFLEVVIPPDIIYEETSGDMMVPEGGSAKLICKARGYPKPKIVWRREDGREIIARNGTHGKMKATIVEGEMLSLTKVTRSEMGAYMCIASNGVPPSVSKRLKLQVHFHPLIQVPNQLVGAPLGTDVTLICNVEASPKAINYWQRENGEMIISNERYLMNENESSMYAVQMTLVIRKLHKADMGGYKCISKNSIGDAEGTIRLYEMELQKKTKSAHRLNSVEDTSNNDEINSTPNIDQSEENNKIHKNGRLYKGLQAGEHDLISSSSGGVASSVLRTGNLLLALLTLVAVPGLRWRARS, translated from the exons ATGTGGGTCGGTTTGTCGAACCTGATGAAGACGGGCAAA TACAGAAACTCTTCAGTCACCCGGCAGGACATCGTACGAGTAGTGACGCTGAATCAAACCCGGGAAACATACGTGCAGACGCGCAACTCCAAAGCTAACACAGAGGCAGACCTCACAGGTACGCTGGATTACGCAAGACGGCGGTGGGTGAAGCGGGAAGAGGATGCACACGTTGAGCCCGATGACTGCAAGATGACAACAGCCACTAGCGTCACCACCTCATCCAGCGCTGTTCCGCGCGATCATCCAGCTACTGCCTCAACACGAAGCAATCAAAACGACAGCGAGGCCGCGAGCCTAGGGCGGCTCACCGGTGGTGCACCGTGTCCCAACTTCCGCTCGCCatgcgccaccaccaccaccagctcgACCGACCAAAGCCCGCAACGCACGGGGCGCGGCGAACCGGGGCGACGGACGCACACCCCGACCCGGCCCGGCTACACCTGTAGCCGTAgtagttttaattataaattttacCGTTACCAATACCTTCGACCTGTAGCTATTCTGTACATAGCGCTAGCGATAATTCTAGCACACG TGTCAGCGTTTGAGCCAGACTTTGTGTACCCTCTGGAGAACGTAACCGTGGCGAAAG GGCGCGACGCCACCTTCACCTGCGTGGTGAACAATCTCGGTGGTTATCGGGTGAGTGGGGAGGCAACTCCGGCCAGG GTTGCCTGGATCAAGGCAGACGCGAAGGCAATACTGGCGATACACGAGCACGTCATCACCAACAACGGGCGGCTGTCGGTGACGCACAACGACTACAACACCTGGACGCTGGTCATCCGGAACGTGAAGATGGAGGACCGGGGCGTCTACATGTGTCAGGTCAACACGGACCCGATGAAGATGCAG ACCGCCTTCCTCGAGGTGGTGATACCGCCGGATATCATCTACGAGGAGACGTCCGGCGACATGATGGTGCCGGAGGGTGGCTCCGCCAAGCTCATCTGCAAGGCCCGGGGCTACCCGAAGCCGAAGATTGTGTGGCGGCGCGAAGATGGACGCGAAATAATCGCCCGCAACGGCACTCATGGCAAGATGAAAG CAACGATAGTGGAAGGTGAGATGCTTTCCCTGACGAAGGTGACGCGCTCAGAGATGGGTGCCTACATGTGCATCGCCTCGAATGGCGTCCCGCCGTCGGTGAGCAAGCGGCTCAAGCTGCAAGTACACT TTCATCCACTGATCCAGGTGCCAAATCAGCTCGTCGGCGCTCCGCTCGGTACGGACGTGACGCTCATCTGCAACGTCGAAGCCTCGCCGAAGGCCATCAACTACTGGCAGCGTGAAAATG GTGAAATGATCATCTCGAACGAGCGGTATTTgatgaacgaaaacgaaagctCCATGTACGCGGTCCAAATGACGCTGGTCATCCGGAAGCTGCACAAGGCGGACATGGGCGGCTACAAGTGCATCTCGAAGAACAGCATCGGCGACGCGGAGGGCACGATACGGCTGTACG aaaTGGAACTCCAGAAGAAAACCAAATCGGCCCATCGCCTCAACAGCGTAGAGGATACCTCTAACAATGAC GAAATCAACTCGACGCCCAACATTGACCAGTCGGAGGAGAACAACAAGATCCACAAAAACGGCCGGCTGTACAAGGGCCTGCAGGCCGGCGAGCACGACCTAATTAGCTCGAGCAGCGGCGGCGTCGCCAGTAGCGTCCTGCGGACGGGGAACCTGCTCCTGGCGCTGCTCACCCTGGTCGCCGTCCCGGGTCTCCGATGGCGGGCGCGTTCCTAG